AAATTGAATAGGATTGCCAGCGGCATCACATCTGATTATAATTCTGCTGTTTAGAGCTTCACCGACGTACTGACAGGGAGGGACGGCTCCCTGAGGATTCACTTTGCACACAATAATATGGAAAGGCACATTGCTTGCTCTCAGACCCCCATTATGTGGCACTCCTGCATTACCACAGATGGCTCTGACCATGACCAAAGGGTCTCCGATGAATGTGTTGGCCGCTTTACAGACGTTGCCGTTCACTGCGAGTCCTCTGGCATTCATCGCTCTGGTACAGTGGGCAGGAATCATATCCTCATTGATATGCTGATTTGCAAACTGAGCATTGGGCTGAGCATCTGTATTTTCTGGTCCCAGAAAcatgagagcagcagagagcagcagaacACCAGCAAAGATAGAGATCTTCATGTTGATCTGGAGAACACagttataaaagctgttagagactttactctgacatatctaacatctctttatattatcatataaaagctgttagagactttactctgacatatctaccatctctttatattatcatatagaagctgttagagactttactctgacatatctaacatctctttatattatcatataaaagctgttagagactttactctgacatatctaacatctctttatattatcatataaaagctgttagagactttactctgatatatctaacatctctttatattatcatataaaagtatatacagtacatgccaaaactttggacaccttctcattcaatgcgtttcctttttattttcatgactatttacattgtagattctcactgaaggcatcaaaactatgaatgaacacatatggaattatgtacttaacaaaaaagtgtgaaataactgaaaacatgtcttatattttagattcttcaaagtagccaccctttgctttttttgataactctgcaaacccttggtgttctctcaatgagcttcatgaggtagtcacctgaaatggttttaccttcacaggtgtgctttgtcagggttcattagtggaattgtttctctcattaataaaaaagcaaagggtggctactttgaagaatctaaaatataatacatgttttcagttattttcttttttactttttgttaaaaaattccatatgtgttcattcatcaGTTTTGATCGCCTTCAgggaatctacaatgtaaatagtcatgaaaataaaaaggaaacgcattgaatgagaaggtgtgtccaaacttttggcctgtactgtatatatataaaaatatattcattTCAGTAttattactcaagtactgaaagttgaagtacaagtattgtgttatttagttattaaagacagcagtcaaaagtttgactaccatattgtttatattatgtcaaatgtaTAGAataaggctgtagccaaaggaattaacaaatattaaatatattatattaaaataacaaatattaacaaatactgaaataaaaggtacaattatcacactgtgcaagtaaaatgaacatcctctccagcacagtaacgattaaagccccaaaaaacgtatcacacactagGTAGTAACGTGTGATGTAgctacaggaaagttagcaagctagcaacatccagataaactagatcagcttcacatcacagggtcagacatccagataaactagatcagctgcacatcacagggtcagacatccagataaactagatcagcttcacatcacagggtcaaacatccagataaactagatcagcttcacatcacagggtcaaacatccagataaactatatcagcttcacatcacagggtcaaacatccagataaactagatcagcttcacatcgcagggtcaaacatccagataaactagatcagcttcacatcacagggtcaaacatccagataaactagatcagcttcacatcacagggtcaatcatccagataaactagatcagctacacatcacagggtcagacatccagataaactagatcagcttcacatcacagggtcagacatccagataaactagatcagctttacatcacagggtcaatcatccagataaactagatcagcttcacatcacagggtcaaacatccagataaactagatcagcttcacatcacagggtcaatcatccagataaactagatcagcttcacatcacagggtcaaacatccagataaactagatcagcttcacatcacagggtcaatcatccagataaactagatcagctacacatcacagggtcagacatccagataaactagatcagcttcacatcacagggtcagacatccagataaactagatcagcttcacatcacagggtcaaacatccagataaactagatcagcttcacatcacagggtcagacatccagataaactagatcagcttcacatcacagggtcagacatccagataaactagatcagcttcacatcacagggtcaaatggttaacattcaggactcactgcagactggaacAACTCAGGACTAGattaatctgctgcaacaataggtaactagaaagagtacaaacttacatcgtctctgacttctgaacgggcaaccataatgaaaagaaacacgaccCAATCTCGGGGATTTCTCGTATGTaactaacatacacacactgtaacagtaacgagtaactatgcagcacataaaaaaatctatcagagtaaaagtatttcattcatcgaaaatatgtactcaagtaaaagtggaagtagaagaaaatacataatactccagtagagtacagatacagccttttagtacttaagtagagtagtgaagtagttctacttcgttactatacagctctagACGTATCTAACATTACATCATATGTAACTTCAAGCTTCTTTTGGAAgtgtagaaatgtgaaaatgtttaaaaacaaagacaacaaaaacaacaacggaAAAAGCAGCCAGAACtatggaaaaaaatgccttaaatgtAAAAAACTACATTTATCTTCAGATTTCTTCAAAAAGCACAGAATAAAAGCTGCGGGAACGGAGGAAGAAGTGACAAGTGACCTTGTGAGTTTTTAATAAGATTATGGTGATTATGACAAATGCCCTGttaacagtaaacaaaaaaatccacttgagctttgaataaagtgcagcttcagcttGTAACGTTTGCATCACGTCGCGCAGCATTGCCTTAATGTAAAATGCTACATTATCAGCCAAAGCTAATGGCAGCCTATGTTGcagcagagaagagagaggctcAGGGGTGGGATGTATGGGCTCTTGAATCATTCTAGTATATACGTTGTTTACAGTCACTATTGTTTCCTGAGTTTTAATCCAACAATCAGATATGACG
The DNA window shown above is from Perca fluviatilis chromosome 7, GENO_Pfluv_1.0, whole genome shotgun sequence and carries:
- the LOC120562403 gene encoding ribonuclease-like, yielding MKISIFAGVLLLSAALMFLGPENTDAQPNAQFANQHINEDMIPAHCTRAMNARGLAVNGNVCKAANTFIGDPLVMVRAICGNAGVPHNGGLRASNVPFHIIVCKVNPQGAVPPCQYVGEALNSRIIIRCDAAGNPIQFHGLL